The nucleotide sequence ACTAATGCTTCCGGAGGATGTCTTCTTGACGGCGGCAAACGCCACGTTCTTTGTCAAAGTACAGACTAGCTGCGCAACTCATGAGAGCACCCTTACCATTTACGCACATGAAGTACTGATTGGCGTTACGATGAGCGATAAAGTGAATGCCATCAGCAGGACATTTAATGTCAACCATGCGAGGAGCGAGCATAGCAGCCGTTTGAATCGTGCGTGATTTGGTGCTCGATatctaaaaaagtaaaaaaaatatattgtagcaAAAACCAAGGAAAGCCGTGCgtgagtgtgtatgtatttacggcATGGATGGACTTACGGTGCAATTGGCCTTGGCAGGTAAATCGCAGCAATTGCAATCGGTGTTGAAGTACAAGCCATTGAcgcagattttattttgtggctcGCCATTCATACAAATGAAATATCTGCATAAAAACAAACATTATTCAAATTTtgccataaatattttaataattttttaacaatttgaattttgtacttACTTTGCGCACGCCGCCTGGCTGCGTACGTAGACAATATTATCTGCACTTTGGTAAATGGAGCAGTAGTTCGCAACACAATCGACATTCTTGGCCAAATCGCAGGCGCCCAAGTTAGGATTGAAATGCAGAGTATCGGCGCATTGTTGTAATAGCGGAGTACCGGCGAAACAGAGCACATATTTGTTGCAAGTCTTGCTCAATGCTATCGTCGTCAATACATTTTTGTCACACGACAAGCAGGCAGATTTAGATGCCACACACGATTGTGTAGCTGCATTGAAGGACAAATTGTCCCGACATTGCTGTGAGATCGGTTGGCCCTTGACGCAGAGAAAATAATTGGAGCAGTTCGAAATGTCCGTGACAAAGATGTTATCGGCCACACCTTCACAAATATTAACTGACGATGCACTGGTGGTGACGATGATGGTGGCGAAAGTCACGAAGCCGATGGCGTAGAAACGGTTCACTAAAAAGAATAATGAATTGAATGAGAATTGaaagtttaaacaaaaaattaaaaatcacatGTCCTGCACCAAATAGAACTCACTCTTTGCGAAATAACAGAATTGTCCCATGGCAGATAAGCGGTAGCGACCGATATTTTCGTCAAGTTGTACTGCAAAGTTTGTACTGTTTGCTCGATAAACAGTGGCATCATTTATATATTCGTACACGCAACATTAGCAACTATGAAGCACAGCGAGTGGTTGTTCAGGTAATGGCAAAGATGCTATCAAGTTGAGATCTTATCGAAGCTAGCTTATGTACTACCAGTTGAAGCACGTTTGAGAATAGAAATAACAGAAGTGgcaattcttttgttttttttgcttttacaacAACTTATGCACTACTTTTTCTATGCAATGAACTTTAATAATACAGACACCAATTTACATGGTTTTATGTGCCAAAAAATGTGTGTGaatgtaaaaaatgaaattttatatttcgtttGGTTGGAATTTCCTTTGTACTTATACAGTATGGTAAGTGCAATAAGACCACCATAGCCTCATTGGACTTGTTCGTTACCACCATTCGTCAGTACGCAAGCTCGATACGCACTCTGcacatgaaacaacaaatgatagaataactttttttcatttattcatacAAAGTAATCGAAATGGAACTCTGAAAGAATATCATCTGAGTCAAAAGAGGGGGTTATCATCCTTCTCCCGAAGAAAGGAAACTTATCTGAGTGCAAAAATTGGCGAAGAGTCACGTTGCAAATCATGGTGAACAAAGTTATAGCACAAGTAATTCATAAAAGGCTGTCCAACTCATTGAACCAGGGACTACGCAAAGAACAAAGAACACTGCTCTTGCGTCGATCATGTAAACTCCTTGAGAGTGATCGTTGAGCAATCGGTTGAGTGGCGCTCGCCTCTTTACCTCTGTTTCATCGACTTCGAGAAAGCGTTCGACACTCTCAACCATGAAGCAATCTGGAAAGCTCTTGAATGTAAAGGAGTGCCTGAGAAAATTGTCACCATCATAAAAGAATTGTACTCGGGCGCTTCATACCGCGTGAAATACGAAAATGCTCTAAGTGGTAGTATCGAAGTTCAAACCGGTGTTAGCCAAGAATGTGTATTATCTCCACTCTTGTTCAACCTAGTCGTGCACCTAGCAATGCGACAAGCGTGACCGTATACGCAGGGGCATTTCCTGGGGTTTACGCGGACGACATTTGTTTACTACCGCACAAATACTCAAATGCATCAGCTAAACTAGTTATACTCGTAAGCGGTATTCCATGCAGTAGCACACACAGGTCTAAGAATTAACATAGCAAAGACTAAAGTAATGCGGATTCACCCCACCGAAACGCATGCCCTTCAAACTGCAGACACGCCGCTTGAAAATgtagatgaattttgctaccttgggagcataatttcaaaaaacagcgGATCAACAACTGGCATATGCAACCGAATATCTAAGGGACGCGTAGCATTTGACACGCTAGATAAGGTATGGAGATCAACCCATATCTCCAGACacacaaaactgaaaatatttgaggcCGACAAGAAGTCGGTAGTTCTGTATGGATGTGAAACATGGAACTTAACAACAAGCATTGCAATCCTTCCTAAACCATTGCCTACGAAAGTTAATGCGGTTGTTCTGGCCTAATATTATAAGCAACGATGAATGGGATGACGTCGCACAGCACTAGACTGGAATCCCCAAGAAAGCCGTAGGTGCGGGAGACCAACCAACACATGGACACACAAACACAAC is from Anastrepha ludens isolate Willacy chromosome 4, idAnaLude1.1, whole genome shotgun sequence and encodes:
- the LOC128862206 gene encoding peritrophin-44-like produces the protein MGQFCYFAKMNRFYAIGFVTFATIIVTTSASSVNICEGVADNIFVTDISNCSNYFLCVKGQPISQQCRDNLSFNAATQSCVASKSACLSCDKNVLTTIALSKTCNKYVLCFAGTPLLQQCADTLHFNPNLGACDLAKNVDCVANYCSIYQSADNIVYVRSQAACAKYFICMNGEPQNKICVNGLYFNTDCNCCDLPAKANCTISSTKSRTIQTAAMLAPRMVDIKCPADGIHFIAHRNANQYFMCVNGKGALMSCAASLYFDKERGVCRRQEDILRKH